One segment of Anatilimnocola aggregata DNA contains the following:
- a CDS encoding helix-turn-helix domain-containing protein → MSPSAAAFFGPFLACTDGLVISGTFTLASQSATGTASSAAGTASRARASGTAAEPLLFGPENGIVRRLETLVHEPQPAFNPLVFCGSSGTGKTSLAMLLVDLRAQHLQTTNVFRTTGADFARAASHALETDSVAEYRSRMGRADIVLIDELQRLANRAAPLEELQNRLDGWLRRGSLVVVTMKTLPVETAGLSPGVISRLSAGLCVPLLPPEQATRAALLAHYAEREQLTLSTDARERLVQRTNSTPAFLTAASLRHALLQLAHLSSTNKRPIDEALVDELLADHLPDEKATLRQIVTTVAKHFEISLSALKGDCRQRNLVMARGVVVHLARQLTSASFATIGELLGKRDHTTILHSARKIVELIDLDPELRQHVEHLRQQLTATEVHR, encoded by the coding sequence TTGAGCCCCTCTGCGGCTGCTTTTTTCGGGCCGTTTTTGGCCTGCACGGACGGTTTGGTGATCAGCGGCACTTTCACTCTCGCCTCGCAATCGGCTACTGGAACAGCATCTTCAGCTGCTGGTACCGCCTCGCGCGCTCGTGCGAGTGGGACGGCTGCCGAACCGCTGTTATTTGGTCCCGAGAACGGGATTGTTCGCCGGCTAGAAACGCTCGTTCACGAACCGCAGCCCGCGTTCAATCCGCTGGTGTTTTGCGGCAGCAGTGGCACCGGCAAGACGAGCCTGGCAATGCTGCTCGTCGACCTGCGGGCTCAGCATCTGCAAACGACGAACGTTTTTCGCACGACAGGTGCCGACTTTGCCCGGGCTGCCAGTCATGCGCTCGAAACCGATTCAGTGGCCGAATATCGCAGTCGGATGGGCCGGGCCGATATTGTGCTGATTGACGAACTGCAACGCCTGGCCAATCGGGCTGCACCATTGGAAGAATTGCAGAATCGGCTGGACGGATGGTTGCGGCGTGGTTCGCTCGTGGTGGTCACGATGAAGACCTTGCCCGTCGAAACAGCTGGTCTTTCGCCCGGCGTGATCAGTCGCCTCTCGGCCGGCTTGTGTGTGCCACTGTTGCCTCCCGAACAGGCCACCCGCGCCGCACTGCTCGCTCATTATGCAGAACGTGAACAGCTGACGTTATCGACCGATGCCCGCGAACGTTTGGTGCAACGGACCAACTCCACGCCCGCGTTTTTGACTGCGGCTTCGCTCCGGCATGCACTCTTGCAGCTGGCTCATCTCTCGTCGACGAACAAGCGACCGATTGATGAAGCGCTGGTCGACGAACTGCTGGCCGATCATCTGCCTGACGAGAAAGCTACCTTGCGTCAGATTGTGACGACCGTGGCCAAGCACTTTGAGATCTCGCTCAGTGCCCTCAAGGGCGATTGCCGTCAGCGGAACCTGGTGATGGCTCGCGGCGTAGTGGTGCACCTGGCTCGGCAACTTACTTCGGCCAGCTTCGCCACAATTGGCGAACTGCTCGGCAAACGCGATCACACGACCATCCTCCATTCAGCCCGCAAAATCGTCGAACTCATCGACCTCGATCCTGAACTTCGTCAGCACGTCGAACATCTGCGGCAGCAATTGACCGCGACCGAGGTGCATCGATGA